The genomic window CACGACGTTCTCATCGTCGTCAAAGTACAACAGGTTAATGCTGAAGAGTTTGTCAGGTACGCAGCAGGGGGTCTCGATGCCCTTGGTCAGTTTGAGGGCGTTGATGATGGACTGAACCGTGGCGTGGTTGGTAGGCCTCATGTTCTGGCCCAGGGGAAATGGACAGGAGCCTTTACAATGGTAGGCGTTGTAGCCGCGTGGAGAAACGATCCACCCCGACCAGCCGATCTCCTCAAAGTCGACGTAGAGAGGCAGACGCTGACATGGCATCTTCTCTCCACTGTCATCGTAGTCTGCTGAGCGAGCGCTGCGACGGGCTGTTGcggggagagggaggctgggaaACGGGAGACTGGGTCCAACGGGAAAATCATCTGAACctgaagagaaagagagtgaggGTTAGAACAAGCCTTTGGGTGCCACGGACCCCAAATATGATCATacttaaaatgtaaaagtgtatttttcatgtatttatttttttagttaattAGTTATAGAttttttcatgtatttattttgaatttactgtattaatttttataattatattttatgtaattatatataattatatttttaaattttttaattttctatatTAAAAGTATGTACCCAATTCATactgtaaaagattattataaatgtgtaaaatcatttttattcagTGTATTTCATTGAAATACTAATATAGTTGTTATTAATAtattgaattagtttttatttttttattttaaatttgaattttagttaaagttttagcaattttgttgggagtttttgtcattttttattagtttttaaatgtttttatttttatattttaatttaaaatttgacCAATTTTGTTGggtgtttttgtaatttttgttcgttttttaaatgtttttatttttatattttatattttaattttagttaaagttttgccaattttgttgtgtgtttttgttaattttattagttttttaatgcttttttattttttacattttaattttaaagttttaccaATTTTGTTAGGTGTTTTTGtaatagttatttttttaatgtttttattttacattttaattttagttaaagttttagcaattttgttgggtgtttttgtaattttttattagtttttaatgtttttatttttatattttaattttacattttaccaattttgttgggtgtttttgtaatttttgttcgtttttttaaatgtttttatttttagtttttacattttaattttagttaaagttttagcaATTTTGTAGGGTGTTTCTGTCAATTTTCATtagcttttaatgtttttatttttattttaaatttaaattttagttaaagttttgcCAATTTTGTTGGgtgttttgtaattttattattttttaatgtttttatttttacattttaattttagttaaagttctACCAATTTTGTTAGGTGTTTTTGTAatagttattttttaatgtttttatttttatattttacattttaattttagttaaagttttgttgggtgttttgtagtttttttgtttttataaacatattttcttaaaaaaaagtttaaagaaTATAAGTTTAAAgtttttcatactttatttcAGCTAATGTTTTTTGTATtgcaaataattaaaatatttttttagttttagttaagtATAATAATGCTGAATCTATTGCATTACATGTTTTATACTctttattgtactgtactgtattattgtatttaagtgactttaattttttttaattatttttattttaatagtttattttttattatttactaaatattttataatttaatatatactgtattttatttactataccagtatatattttagtatttactTGTTACTTTTCCACAGACCCCTGAAGTCAAACTCAAAGTGGTTTAGAGCAAGATATctgaaatgcatttatttgaatccATTCAGTTGCTCTTTTGAGGTTATATGTGAAGCAGGAGACTCCTCAGTCTAAAAGGATGACAGATATTAAAGAGATGCATGTGTCATACCTTTAGCAGTGATCTCCAGAGAAGCAGCCCGTCTGCCGTCGTCGGTGAAGAGGACCAGCATGGGCTGTTTGCTGTGATGGTGGTGACGGCCTGATGCGAAACGCACGCTTTTCAGGTCCATCTGAAGACCTGCTAGAGTCCTCACTGTGACCAGGAGACCCAGATTACTGCCCTCATCTGACATCCAAGAGCGCACCTTTGAGATAAAAAGAAACATAGTTAGCAAACTGTTGCATAGGCAGCAACCTTCTAAGGCAGCATTTTTTCTCAAATAGCACTTTGGAACACTCTATGAGAAAATCTCTCAACGTGTGACTTTCATTCATACTTACAGCTTGAGTGATGGTAAAAACCTCCCAGCCGGAGGAATGGATGGGCACCAGCCGGGACGAGAGCAGCTTCTTCCCTTGTGAGACGTTCTTTTTGCTGCTATCGAGAACCTGATAGACACTGACCTGTATAAAAACACCACTTCAACGATTAACCAGAAGAACTTGCTTTTAAAGCGCATCACATTCTTTTCTTTGGGTCGGTAAATAGGCAGCGTACCTGACAGAAGTGATGTCTGTTGAAGGTGAGTGATGCTTGTGGCCTGAGCTTGAACAGATGCAGCTCCGCCGTCAGGATCTTTTCACTCTTGGCCACCGTGGACATGTTGAAGAGAAACTCAACATGCTCACTATGCACtaaagaaaaatgacaaaagaaatCATGATGTGAAATGACACATACTTTGTACATTTTTATGCCTAAACTCAGGGGGGCTGTAACCATCATCACCCCCCCTCCCAACTCAATATTCAGATTAGCAGATGATCAATATAGGCCCTTAATGAGCCATTCTCAAAActtcacatttaaatatttgcatGCATGTGCTTGCCTAAAGTTAAACTTGCTTACACTTTTAAAGATGCATCCACatttcataattaaaataaaaaagtattatCAACACACTGAGTATTTTATTACCTGGTTTAAATGACTGAATGTTACTCATGATTAAGGTATTTGCTTCAAAGTTTACTTTTGTAGACAAATATTCAGTGCAATTACAAATTGTACTCAGTTACTGGCTCCAAATTACATGAAAAACATTGTAGTGTAACATAATCCATTGCATTACACATTTAAggtaatctgactacttttcgATTACTTAATTCttttatcacattgatttgaattGGAAAATcttcatataaaaatacaaagtgaaagaaaatatattcaaatactcATTATCAACTTTAAGTGCactaaatattacattacatcatGGTTTCCCAGACACATCAGGGTCAGTGAGTTTAATGAAAagccattaaaataattaaatcataaaaataataaaataattttaaaataaagcaaCACTTACTAAAAAGATACccctatattttatttgtttacctgcTTGTAGTAGggagaatcaatgaattatgaataatttccTGCCATTTTGAGAATAACacgtaataaataaaaaagtaactgcaATCTGAttacaagtattttaaaatgtaatctaatTACAAATAGCCTATTTTTTGGAATCGGATTATATAATCTAGATTACATCAGTTACTACCAGGcagatattttgattattttgaataaatcatcaaaatccATGTGAACCACTTCAATACAGATTAAAAAGCAGATTTGACTAAATGGCGTCTGTATTGATTTGTACAACTGtacttttgtgtttgtgtgcattgaGTAGCTAAATCTCACAAACAACGTCTAAAACGACACTTTTCCATCCCAAATGCTCTTTTTATTTCCGCTGTCCCACTTCACATGAACAAAGAAGTCAGTATCTTACATTTATCGAAGAAACTGCGCACGGTGTTCCCCTCCAGGAGCGTCGGGTCTTTGGTGACTCCGTCCACATCCGCGATGGTGTTGTACAGGTCCAGCATGTACTGAGGAGGCTGTTTGTGTCCCCGAACCAGTGCAGCAGGAGGATCCTCCATCCCAAACACCTCCAAAAGCCTCTTGATCGCCTCGGAACGCACTTCTTTCGACTCGTTTTGCACCGTGAAGTGGTTTTCCAGGTAATTCAGCGACGGTCTGCTGATGGCGAGTCCCATCAGGGAGATCCAGATCACTGCGGGCAACATGATGAGAAATCCTCAGAGATGTTCTTTGGTAGCTGGAGCTGGACTGACTGAAGCTGCACAAGATTGGCAGCGTTTTATAAGATGTTGGCAAAGTCTTCGGTCAACAGCCGTAAAGAGCTGCTATTTAGTCGCAAATGTAAATCAACAATCAGTGAATGAAAGCAAATCTAATGGCGGTGTTAACGAGGTGCGAACAGGACTGGTGGTCCTCTGGGGAGATCCTGAGAGGAAATTAGTGTTTATCAAACGTGCATTGCTGTAAATAAGCCCTATATATTTCGATTAAAGAAAAATCTACaggtaaaatgttttattgcacTACATTTTGCTCGTCTTTGAGGGTTTGAAGAGTCTTTTGTAGGATGTTTGCGCGCCGCGGGTGGTTAACTTCCTTCAGAATGGATCCATTAATTGAGACAAAACGAGGATAATGTGTTACGGGAAAACAATTATTTCGACAAATGCAGTGAGAAGGTTCCAGCATGCGCCCTGTGTTTTCATGTTAATGGCAAACACACCTGCTCAAACAGAGATTTGAGTCTGAGCAGCAAATAAAAAATCGCCTCATTTTAACACGCAGGACTGGATTTACAATCTCGCATGGCTCAAATGTTAATGAGAACATTAATGAACATTTGCATAAATGAGCTCAATCCTCGTGGAGTTTGAATCAATAGATAGTTAATGCAAGTGTGAGAGACTTTGCTGGGTGGTTTAGACTAGTTTAATTTCTCATCTGATGTATATGTGGTgtaattgtttgttttcattaggGCTCATTATAGTGGGTTTGAATCCCCTGATCCGTCTGGCACTGTGGAGATTTCTTAATACTAATGGATTGGATAAGCTTAATGAATGACATGAGCTCttatatattctatattataGAAGCTTGATGTTGCTTTAAGGTTAATTCACTTTTGCAATCAGTTATTTTAGTTTCTGAGTTGCTGTGACTCATTtgattctatctatctatctatctatctatctatctatctatctatctatctatctatctatctatctatctatctatctatctatctatctatctgtctgtctgtctgtctgtctgtctgtctgtctttgtccatccatccatccatgcaaaTCTTATTGCAAAAGTGTCcacaaaaacaacccaaattgggttgaaaatggacaaacccagcgattgggttaaatgtttgcccaaccttgctgggtaattttatttaactcaacttttgtttaaacattactgtattgcttgcttaaaatgaacccaaagtatgttggaaattaacatttattaatatgtttaatgaataataattaaacaacaaacatttattaaattgcttattaataaatgttcagcttttgattattattgttgcctctagtaattatgtgtctgatttttaatttccaacctattctGGGTTtgttttaagccagacatacagtcatttttaaacaatagttgagctaaataaaactgtccagcatgttggtcaaacatttaacccaatcgctgggtttgtccattcaacccaacttgggttgtttgtAACCCAGCATCTTTTAGAGTGTAGGTTGTTAAAGTTTGCATTAACTAAATCTATAATCTAAGAATGATCTGTTTGGATTACAGGATTTTATAGTCTGTTTCATGTATACTTTTTCATGTATGTGTTGTGAAATATACAGTTCATAGATAAAATTTCCAAGAATATGAGAAATTGCCTTACCTACATTTgccaaattgggttgttttttaattattcaagTCTGTAATAACTTTAAATGGCCTCTCTATAATTATTTATGTGGGATTACAGTATTTTGTGGGCTATTTTGCATATGCGACGCCTCTTTGTCATTTGCATGTCTTGCTAATGCCTTAATTATTGGTTGATTTGTAACGTGATTTAAAGCTGAGACGTGATTTGCATGTGTAACACTCTTGTGTGCATCTTGTCATGTAGTCCAAAGATAGCAGACTTTCTCACatagattttatttacaaaatactttttacataatttacatatattacaGAAATATTGCATCATGCCTTTAAACTGCCGTTCATTAATGCACAACCCTAAACCTGGCATTAGGGCTGTGCAAATGATCCAATTCATGTTTCCACTGCAGTCGCTGAAGTCTTCCAGTAGGCGGCGCTGTGATTAAGACTGGCACAGACAGGAAGTGATGGCCAGAACGGTGCGGATTTGGCCATGTTGACTGAGGAAAGTGTGGCTCTCGTAGTCTTGAGGAACACAAGCGTTGCCCTGTCCTTCAGCCCACAGCAGACATTCCCCGAGATCTGACGCACTCCTGCAGAAACACATGAATCGACAGGAGAGAGTGTTAGTGAACATCTGCAAAACACTCATGCACCAAATAACCTTTCCTCTGTTTAAAACCTGTTTCACCCCTAAAAGCGTGTCACTGCATTCACACTGATATAGTCAGTATGAAGTCCAAGACAGTCATAAAAAGCCAACATGAtcaagatgtaatatagctaGCCAAATGATAATCATTTTTCTGACAGTTTTTGATATCTCACTGTGCTCTTAATGAAACCTTCACTTATTAACTAGTACATCTGTTGAAACTTTCTCTATATTGTTCAGAACGTTCCACTACATTTCTCCATCCAAGTTTTGAACAAAAGCAAACATTATAATGACCAAAAGCATTATTTCTCACTAAGCCAAGAACCTTTTGTCAGTCaacctatttttacatttgttcaTTACTATTTACATTAACTGTTTAGTGTTAAACTACAACAGAAAGATTCTACATATTATGCATCTCTGAGATCATGTGagtaattcagctttgatcacaggaataaattacattttaacatatattcacatagaaaacagctgttttaaattgtaataatatttcacaatattactgtttttactttattctcactcaaataaatgtagcttaCTAAGCATAagatatttgttttaaaaacattaaaaaatcttaattatttcaaactttCAACTAGTAGTGTATTTATACTGTTATACATTTTACATCTTTTCATTTATCCTATTTCAACAACTTTCTTTCTAACTACTTTCAGACTGTGTTATTTTTATACTATATTTcatcatattatatattaatagtaCATTAATAGTCTAATCTTTGTTGTCAGCCATagttgaaaattatattattctattctatttggaaacattactatttttaatgtttttgaattaagtctctcatgctcattaaggctgcatttatttcataataaatacagaaaaaacaagaatattgtgaaatattattacaatttaaaactatggttttctattttaatatactttaaaatgtaatttattcctgtgatcaaagctgaatttatagcatcattactccagtcttcagcgtcacatgatccttcagaaatcattctaatatgatgatttgatactcagttattatcaaagttATAGTAAagtaa from Megalobrama amblycephala isolate DHTTF-2021 linkage group LG17, ASM1881202v1, whole genome shotgun sequence includes these protein-coding regions:
- the LOC125251577 gene encoding anti-dorsalizing morphogenic protein — encoded protein: MLPAVIWISLMGLAISRPSLNYLENHFTVQNESKEVRSEAIKRLLEVFGMEDPPAALVRGHKQPPQYMLDLYNTIADVDGVTKDPTLLEGNTVRSFFDKLHSEHVEFLFNMSTVAKSEKILTAELHLFKLRPQASLTFNRHHFCQVSVYQVLDSSKKNVSQGKKLLSSRLVPIHSSGWEVFTITQAVRSWMSDEGSNLGLLVTVRTLAGLQMDLKSVRFASGRHHHHSKQPMLVLFTDDGRRAASLEITAKGSDDFPVGPSLPFPSLPLPATARRSARSADYDDSGEKMPCQRLPLYVDFEEIGWSGWIVSPRGYNAYHCKGSCPFPLGQNMRPTNHATVQSIINALKLTKGIETPCCVPDKLFSINLLYFDDDENVVLKQYDDMVAGSCGCH